The Marivirga tractuosa DSM 4126 genome contains the following window.
GGCTTGTTGAATAGTGCCGTTTGTTTCCGCTAAAATTGTGACATCTTTATGCGCTTTTACTTTACCTGAGCTTTCGATTAATAAGTAGAAAGGGGAACTGATCGCAGTATCGACCGTGACCATAGTGTTGGGAGGTGTATTATTGACATTTTCTGTAGCGGTTTTTTCATCTATCTTTTCTTCTTTAGAACAAGCCCAGAATGCGATGGAGATGAACAGTAAAAATATTTTTTTTGACATATTGATTTTGGTTCAAACTTAAATCTACTACATTGCTAGTTTATAATCAAAGAAAATTGGTTTAAACTAAATGAAATGTTTTCTGCTATTAGTTTATCTCCTTGTTTTTATATGCGGGTTTTTAATAAGAAATCATATGTACAAATAGAGCCACTATTTGAATATTTAAACCTACTATATAATTAGTTTGAATTAACTAAAATAGTCATATATGCTCGCAAAAACTCCTCTAATTGTTATTAGATGAAAGAATTAAGATTTATTTCTAGGGATCAGACCGAAATTGTAATATTTTCATAGAAGTATAATTATTTAAATAAGCTTTTAGTTTGTGACAAAAACTAATGTAATAAGTTTTGCTTTTTCGTTTTTTTCTTTTTGATTTACAATATCAACTCAGTATTACTATAAAATGTATAAACTGATTCAGAACAGCACCCGCTAGCAAAAACTGTTTTGAGCAAAACCTGCAGAGTGAAGAAATTTGACTTGTCCCACCTTATTAGGCCTTTGGTAGTTCAAGGAAGGTTTGTTTTCATGATTTAGTTAAAATGAGTTTGATTTTTAATTTATTTACAAACTAAACCAAAAAAGTTATGAAAAAGTTATTTTTCGGTACCATAGGTGCCCTATCATTAATTTGTACAACATCATCTTCAATTGCAACACCAACGTCAGATTTAAAAGGCGAAGACTATAGAAGAGTCTGCGCTCATGTTACATTGGAATGCGGTGTTTCTGGTGATTTGTGCGGTGAAAATCAAGCAAATTTTGAAAGAAATCTTGATTGGGCGATAGATTATTGGTGTAATGGAGGAAGACAATCCCTAATGTAATATGTTTAAACATACTGATGAAGATTTGTCAGTATGTTTTTTTCTTAACACTAAACTTTACTTTAATGAAATACATACAGTCAATAACTATATTATTAATCTCAATCTTAAGTTTCACTGCTCACGCTCAAAGTAACTTTAAAGCAACATACAAGTTGACCTATCAACCTGATTCTACCAATGAAAAAAACAAAGAATCAGAAATCTTTCTTCTATATGTTAACAATGAATTATCAAAGTTTTTGAGTTACAACAATGCTTTGAGAGATTCTATTAGGCTGGAAATAAAAAAAGGCAATATGACCACGGAGGAAATAGTACAACAAACGATGAGTCGACCCAGAACCAATTTTTATGTAAAAATTAACAAGATTTTTCAGGAATCCAGAATTGAAAATTTACATCAGGTGACAACAGAATTGTATAGATATTATCAACCTCTGAATTTGATGGATTGGACTATTGGAAATCAAACTAAAAGCATCAACGGCTATAATTGTCAAAAAGCTACTACTTCCTATGCGGGTAGAGATTATGTGGCTTGGTTTGACGCTGAAATACCTATAAGTGATGGGCCTTATAAATTTTATGGTTTGCCGGGTCTTATTATATCAGTTTATGATACCCAAGAGCATTATAAATTTGATTTGGTCGGTTTGGAAAAAGGGAATTATGAAATAAAGAGAAACCTAGTGAATGAAGATTATCAATTAATAACCGAAGCTGAGTATAAGCGAATGAGGGAAAATTACAATGCTAATGCAGAAGCTATGGCCAAAAGAGTATTTTCACAAATGGACGGTAATAAAAAGCCAAAAAAATCCTCCGCCAATAATCCTATTGAGCTGGAATGAAGTAATTGTAAACCAATGTTGATAAATTAAATATTTTGTTAGGATTATTATAAAATCGGATTAAAAGTATGAAATATTATTTCCTCTTTTTTACGGTAGCACTCCCAACTCTGAATATGAAACTGCCTGTGCAATCCAGCTTTAAAGCTACTTATGAGCTTATCCATCAACCAGATTCTACTAATAATATGAATAAGGATTCAGAAACATTTTTATTATACGTCAACAATGAATTATCTCAATTCCTTAGTTATAATAATGCCCTAAGAGATTCATTATTTTTGGAGATCCATGAAGGTAAGATGAGCAATGAAGAATTAGTTCAGCGAACGCTTGAAGCACCCAGGACAAAGACTAAATTGAAGGTTAATAAGGTCTATGGGCAGTCCAAAATGGAAATTCTTCAGGAAATGATGACCAATTTATATAAATACTATCAGCCACTAAATTTGATGGATTGGGAAATTATCAATGAAACCAAAAGTATCAATGGTTACAGTTGTCAAAAAGCCACCACTTCTTATGCAGGAAGAGATTATATTGCCTGGTTTGATCCAGAAATAGCTATTAGTGACGGCCCTTATAAATTCTATGGTTTGCCAGGACTAATAATATCCGTTTATGATACCCAAGAGCATTATAAGTTTGATCTTGTTGGTTTGGAAAAAGGAAATTATGAAATCGAGAGGAATCTGCTTAATGAAGATTATCAAGTACTTACCCAGCAAGAATACAAGCAAATGATGGCAAATTATGAAGCCAATTCCCAAGCCATGGCCAAAAGACTCTTTTCTCAAATGAGTGGAAAACCAAAGAAACCCTCAGCCAATAATCCTATTGAGCTGGAATGAGAATATTTTTTACCATAATAGTTTTTTTCAGTATTGGTTTAACCAATGCTTATGCACAATTCAAAATTTTTGGTAAAGTTGAAAATGACAGAGGAGAATTGCTCATAGGGGCATCTGTTCTATTAAAAAATAATAGAGATAGAATCTTAGATTTTAGCATTTCAGATAGGGATGGTAAGTATCAAATCCCATTTGATGAGGCAGATAGTGTAATATTAGAAATTTCCTATATCGGATATAAAAAGATTAAAAAGGCAGTCTTTGTGGACGCTTCAAGGGAGATTGACGTTAAAATGGTAGAAGATGTTGTGGAGTTAGATGAGGTGAAGTTAAGAGCACCTCCCATTATTGATTTTGGTGATACCATCAATTATTCTGTCAATGCTTTCAAAAGTCAACAGGATAGAGTGATAGCCGATGTATTGCGAAAATTACCGGGCATATCAGTGGATGGTGATGGTCGTGTAAGCTATATGGGAGAGCCTATCGAAAAATATTATATTGATGGACTTGACCTATTAGAAGGTAGATATAATTTAGCCAATAATAATTTACCGGCAGATGCAGTAAGCGATGTTCAAATATTGGAAAACCATCAACCGATCAGAATTTATGATAGTTTGGTTTTTTCTAATAAAACTTCATTAAATATTAAGCTCAATAAAAATGTCACACTAACCGGGAGTGGGAAATTGGGCGGAGGTTTAAGTCCGGCTTTATGGGAAGCCAACGTCAGTCCGATGTTATTTAACAAGAAACAACAAGTGATAGCTTCTTTTCAATCAAACAATACTGGTAATAATCTAGAAAGAGAACTGCAATCCTTTCGATCTTCTAGTTTAAATTTTGGACAAAAAGATTATCTCCTGGAAGTTCAATCTATTAACCAACCTCCATTTAATGAAAAATTTTGGTTAGATAATCAATCGCACTTGGGAAGTATTAATTATTTGAGAAAAGTCAATGAAAAATGGGAGATAAAAGGCAATATTAACTACTTGAATGCAGGGAAAGTGCTAAACGGGAGTACAGAAACACAAATATTTACACCCAATGACAGCATTCAATTATCAGAGAATAAGAGAAATGAGTTTAATTCAAATGTTATAAAAGGGGCACTATTTTTAGAGAAAAATATAAGTAGTAGCTATTACAAACAGAGCATTTCCATTAATTCTACTGTAGATAATAAATTTGGTTCACTGAATCTTACCAATCAGTCAGATTTTAATCAGGATTTAGATCAGTCTCATTTATGGATTCGGAATGATATTTTAGCAATTAAAAAGGTTTTTAATTCTTTGATTACTTTTAAATCCAGTTCTAATTATATCAAAAATAGTGAATTACTCAGTGTCAATCCTGCGGTTTTCCCGAATGTAATTGGGAATACTCCAATTGCTATCCAGCATCTGAATAAGGATATTTTGGATACAAAAAATAAAATGAGCATGTCAAAAAAGTTCGGACGATTATTAGTGAATCCTGAGATGGGATTTAACTTATCATCTGAGGACTTACATTCAGAAATTAATGCGGAAAATGAAAGTGAAGAGTCTTCAGATTCCTTAAGATCAAATGATTTGAGCTTAATTAATCTTTCTTCCTATATAAACATTAAGACAGAATATGCATATAAAAAGTGGATTTTGACTTTTAAACTCCCTTTGTTTTACAGGAACTTCTGGATCAAAGGCAATGATTTAGCTACACAAGAAAACAGTTATACTCGTTTAAATCTCGAGCCTGAGTTCAATGCGCACTACAAATTCAACAACTTTTGGAAAGCAAATTTCAATGCAGCAATCAAAAATGAATTTGGCAATGCAAACAGAATTCACAGTGGGTATATTTTAAGAGCTTATCGTAATTTATTGAGGTTTGAAACGCCTCTGGAAGAAATTCAATCACAAACTATTGGCGGAAATATTCAATATCGAAATCCTATTAAAGCCTTCTTTTGGTCTTTTCGCTACAGATATGGCCTGATGAATTCCAACATTCAAGAAAGCTATAGTTATTCTCAGCAAGGAGCGTCCATTGTTAATTCATTGGAAGATGAGATTAATTCAACCAGACAAATGGTATCAATGGACATAAGCAAGTATTTCAATTCCATTAAGACTACTTTTTTTGTTAATTCGACTGCCATGCAAATGCGGAGTCCAAGAATTTTAAACGGTAGTACTTCAGATATTGAAAATAATAATTTCAATTATAGTTTTGGGGCAAGAGGTACCTTGACTTCCATTGTTGAATATGATTATTCTTTTCGACAGGATTTCTTTTTTAATGAAATTAATG
Protein-coding sequences here:
- a CDS encoding GLPGLI family protein, with the translated sequence MKYIQSITILLISILSFTAHAQSNFKATYKLTYQPDSTNEKNKESEIFLLYVNNELSKFLSYNNALRDSIRLEIKKGNMTTEEIVQQTMSRPRTNFYVKINKIFQESRIENLHQVTTELYRYYQPLNLMDWTIGNQTKSINGYNCQKATTSYAGRDYVAWFDAEIPISDGPYKFYGLPGLIISVYDTQEHYKFDLVGLEKGNYEIKRNLVNEDYQLITEAEYKRMRENYNANAEAMAKRVFSQMDGNKKPKKSSANNPIELE
- a CDS encoding GLPGLI family protein, coding for MKYYFLFFTVALPTLNMKLPVQSSFKATYELIHQPDSTNNMNKDSETFLLYVNNELSQFLSYNNALRDSLFLEIHEGKMSNEELVQRTLEAPRTKTKLKVNKVYGQSKMEILQEMMTNLYKYYQPLNLMDWEIINETKSINGYSCQKATTSYAGRDYIAWFDPEIAISDGPYKFYGLPGLIISVYDTQEHYKFDLVGLEKGNYEIERNLLNEDYQVLTQQEYKQMMANYEANSQAMAKRLFSQMSGKPKKPSANNPIELE
- a CDS encoding Plug domain-containing protein, which translates into the protein MRIFFTIIVFFSIGLTNAYAQFKIFGKVENDRGELLIGASVLLKNNRDRILDFSISDRDGKYQIPFDEADSVILEISYIGYKKIKKAVFVDASREIDVKMVEDVVELDEVKLRAPPIIDFGDTINYSVNAFKSQQDRVIADVLRKLPGISVDGDGRVSYMGEPIEKYYIDGLDLLEGRYNLANNNLPADAVSDVQILENHQPIRIYDSLVFSNKTSLNIKLNKNVTLTGSGKLGGGLSPALWEANVSPMLFNKKQQVIASFQSNNTGNNLERELQSFRSSSLNFGQKDYLLEVQSINQPPFNEKFWLDNQSHLGSINYLRKVNEKWEIKGNINYLNAGKVLNGSTETQIFTPNDSIQLSENKRNEFNSNVIKGALFLEKNISSSYYKQSISINSTVDNKFGSLNLTNQSDFNQDLDQSHLWIRNDILAIKKVFNSLITFKSSSNYIKNSELLSVNPAVFPNVIGNTPIAIQHLNKDILDTKNKMSMSKKFGRLLVNPEMGFNLSSEDLHSEINAENESEESSDSLRSNDLSLINLSSYINIKTEYAYKKWILTFKLPLFYRNFWIKGNDLATQENSYTRLNLEPEFNAHYKFNNFWKANFNAAIKNEFGNANRIHSGYILRAYRNLLRFETPLEEIQSQTIGGNIQYRNPIKAFFWSFRYRYGLMNSNIQESYSYSQQGASIVNSLEDEINSTRQMVSMDISKYFNSIKTTFFVNSTAMQMRSPRILNGSTSDIENNNFNYSFGARGTLTSIVEYDYSFRQDFFFNEINEVRANFLRRDMHELLLDVFVTESQYFGVQFQANNNFISDENTGFNQFLNVSYNYIFNKIGLDLTFECRNLLNNQNYISVFADANIYVLNQFQMRPRQFLLSAQFSLGKFD